In a genomic window of Micromonospora cremea:
- a CDS encoding terpene synthase family protein, whose product MTAELASLPDTGSDQMALAAEQGRICALAAKGQRDLAERAAAYPDLFPARPFDPALFGNVAMAIAFGAPWCDLAQLRVTNRAVLWGFAVDWLVDHEARTRDEIDRLTAGCLAVAEGGKPAEDDSLGRFLAELHDELAAVPAYATHGAVWRNELRTMLDAMAREWDWKQTASTGVLPTLDEYLANAANLACTVVNVVHWIHSGDPATLAHLDALVAASDQVQRILRLVNDLATYERDQRWGDLNALMLVPERADIERQITGLVAYARELLDPLRASCPVQADYLARQIGFSTGFYRSTDFWGVL is encoded by the coding sequence ATGACCGCTGAGCTCGCGTCGCTGCCGGATACCGGTAGCGACCAGATGGCGCTGGCCGCGGAGCAGGGCCGGATCTGCGCCCTCGCCGCGAAGGGCCAACGTGACCTGGCCGAACGCGCTGCGGCGTACCCCGATCTCTTCCCGGCGCGACCGTTCGACCCGGCGCTGTTCGGCAACGTCGCGATGGCGATCGCATTCGGGGCGCCCTGGTGTGACCTCGCCCAGTTGCGCGTCACGAACCGGGCCGTGCTGTGGGGCTTCGCGGTCGACTGGCTCGTCGACCACGAGGCGCGTACCCGTGACGAGATCGACCGGTTGACGGCGGGCTGCCTCGCCGTGGCCGAGGGCGGGAAACCGGCGGAGGACGACTCTCTCGGCCGCTTTCTCGCCGAATTGCACGACGAACTGGCCGCCGTGCCGGCGTACGCGACCCACGGGGCGGTATGGCGGAACGAGTTGCGGACGATGCTCGACGCCATGGCGCGGGAGTGGGACTGGAAGCAGACCGCCAGCACCGGCGTGCTGCCCACCCTGGACGAGTACCTGGCCAACGCGGCGAACCTGGCCTGCACAGTGGTCAACGTCGTGCACTGGATCCACTCCGGCGATCCCGCGACGCTGGCCCACCTCGACGCGCTCGTCGCGGCCAGTGACCAGGTGCAGCGGATCCTCCGACTCGTCAACGACCTCGCGACCTACGAACGCGACCAGCGGTGGGGGGACCTCAACGCGCTGATGTTGGTGCCGGAGCGGGCCGACATCGAGCGCCAGATCACCGGCCTGGTGGCGTACGCCCGCGAGCTGCTCGACCCGCTGCGCGCAAGCTGCCCGGTGCAGGCCGACTACCTCGCCCGCCAGATCGGCTTCAGCACCGGCTTCTACCGGTCGACCGACTTCTGGGGCGTGCTGTGA
- a CDS encoding cytochrome P450 produces the protein MAAPPTVPVQPRRAGSVPLRHVVPNLFRDPARTLVELGERSQGEVVKLSLGAFRPYLITRPEHLQRVLREKSDNYVRAGDGLQWRPLKRLFGDGILSDGDYWKNSRHVLQPLFTARRVDSLVDRLAEAIEEVVDELDEPARAGQPVDMGTVQARIVCSAIMRVFFADKISVPQAMRIMEAQDAIAWSVMPRLLVPWAPLAMPMPGDRAFRQAVQLIDDTVLPIVRAARGTAETDGDDIIATLWRGRTEAGGRLDERQVRDDTVSMVATTTETTISVLTWLWPHIAQDEQIAERLYEEIDRVVGDAPVRREHLRELRYTRQVLDELLRLYPIGWLFPRRALEADVIGGVRIEAGATLVVSPLITHRMSAFWDRPEVFDPDRFDPEQVRNRHRYAHFPFGGGPHQCIGMHLFYLEAMLIVATLLSRFRFRLERQALPGIKVAAALRPLQRVEVTLQPVRSVSA, from the coding sequence TGAAGCTCAGCCTCGGTGCGTTCCGGCCCTACCTGATCACCCGACCGGAGCACCTGCAGCGGGTACTGCGCGAGAAGTCCGACAACTACGTCCGTGCCGGCGACGGTCTCCAGTGGCGCCCGCTGAAGCGGTTGTTCGGCGACGGCATTCTCAGTGACGGCGATTACTGGAAGAACAGCCGCCACGTGCTCCAGCCGCTGTTCACCGCTCGGCGGGTCGACTCGCTGGTGGACCGGCTGGCCGAGGCGATCGAGGAAGTGGTCGACGAACTGGATGAGCCGGCCCGCGCCGGCCAGCCCGTCGACATGGGCACCGTGCAGGCTCGGATCGTCTGCTCGGCGATCATGCGGGTCTTCTTCGCCGACAAGATCTCGGTGCCGCAGGCGATGCGCATCATGGAGGCGCAGGACGCGATCGCCTGGTCGGTGATGCCGCGGCTGTTGGTGCCGTGGGCGCCGTTGGCCATGCCGATGCCCGGCGACCGCGCGTTCCGTCAGGCAGTTCAACTCATCGACGACACTGTGCTCCCGATCGTCCGCGCCGCCCGGGGAACGGCCGAGACCGATGGCGACGACATCATCGCCACGCTGTGGCGGGGCCGCACGGAGGCTGGCGGTCGGCTCGACGAGCGGCAGGTCCGTGACGACACCGTCTCCATGGTCGCCACCACCACCGAGACCACGATCAGCGTGCTGACCTGGCTCTGGCCGCACATCGCGCAGGACGAACAGATCGCCGAGCGACTGTACGAGGAGATCGACCGGGTGGTCGGCGACGCTCCGGTCCGGCGCGAGCACCTGCGCGAGCTGCGTTACACCCGACAGGTGCTCGACGAACTGCTGCGGCTCTATCCGATCGGCTGGCTCTTCCCGCGCCGCGCCCTGGAAGCCGACGTGATCGGCGGCGTACGCATCGAGGCCGGCGCCACTCTCGTGGTCAGCCCGCTGATCACCCACCGGATGTCCGCGTTCTGGGACCGGCCCGAGGTCTTCGACCCCGACCGCTTCGACCCCGAGCAGGTCCGCAACCGGCACCGGTACGCGCATTTCCCGTTCGGCGGCGGCCCACACCAGTGCATCGGCATGCACCTGTTCTATCTGGAGGCCATGCTGATCGTGGCCACCCTCCTGAGCCGGTTCCGGTTCCGCCTGGAGCGGCAGGCTCTGCCCGGTATCAAGGTGGCGGCCGCGCTGCGGCCCCTCCAGCGTGTCGAGGTGACCCTGCAGCCGGTACGGAGTGTCTCCGCATGA